A part of Vulcanisaeta moutnovskia 768-28 genomic DNA contains:
- a CDS encoding FAD-dependent oxidoreductase, with protein sequence MRMLYPPENTWEDPDTFNSLQQPSLDYTMNLMESAVRRLPWFVNAGFIGGWQGLYDVIPDWMPIIDEQIKDLIIVVGLSGHGFKLAPAFALIVMEVIKYGEAKISRNIFTLGRFREGREIKGQVLKSCISPLHINLINNIIPTLGILSHHTLTIKRNIKDCVKS encoded by the coding sequence ATGAGGATGCTCTACCCACCAGAAAATACATGGGAAGACCCAGACACCTTTAATTCACTTCAGCAGCCAAGTCTTGATTATACAATGAACCTAATGGAGTCCGCAGTAAGGAGACTTCCTTGGTTCGTTAATGCCGGTTTCATTGGAGGTTGGCAGGGGCTTTACGATGTTATCCCTGATTGGATGCCCATAATTGATGAACAAATCAAGGACTTAATAATTGTTGTAGGCTTAAGCGGTCATGGATTCAAGCTGGCGCCAGCCTTTGCCCTAATAGTAATGGAGGTCATAAAGTATGGAGAGGCAAAAATCTCCAGGAACATATTCACCCTAGGCAGGTTTAGGGAGGGTAGGGAAATAAAGGGACAGGTGCTAAAAAGCTGCATCAGTCCTCTCCATATCAATTTGATAAACAACATTATTCCAACTCTAGGGATCCTTAGTCATCATACTCTCACCATTAAGCGAAACATCAAAGACTGCGTCAAGTCCTGA
- a CDS encoding NAD(P)/FAD-dependent oxidoreductase translates to MIVYYDMIIVGAGSTGSTIAYYLANEGFRALVIDKRGVAGGMTAYSTGIVRSFYANEDVAKMAHYTHNFFMNFEKESGINVFTKTGLLIIGKATPIRNVFDMLHGIDAKCEVTK, encoded by the coding sequence ATGATAGTTTATTATGACATGATTATAGTGGGTGCTGGTTCTACTGGTTCGACTATCGCTTATTATTTGGCTAATGAGGGTTTTAGGGCTTTGGTTATTGATAAGCGTGGAGTGGCTGGAGGTATGACTGCATACTCCACTGGTATTGTTAGGAGTTTTTACGCAAATGAAGATGTAGCTAAGATGGCCCACTATACTCATAATTTCTTCATGAACTTCGAGAAAGAGTCCGGCATTAACGTGTTCACAAAGACGGGTCTCCTAATCATTGGCAAGGCAACACCCATAAGGAATGTTTTTGATATGCTTCATGGTATTGATGCTAAATGTGAGGTTACTAAATAA
- a CDS encoding APC family permease, giving the protein MSEQPQRALRKELGLFHITMTGLIGAIGTGILFSTAKMAEMTGPAVILAWILGGIFYLFIGLTYSEIGTAYPEAGGPSRYSLYTHGRITNMINAFADLLWYLFIPPIEAIAVVYGINYFTHNLLTPTGTPTLLGAVVAAVIVLLMVPFNYFGIKTFGISNITLGTFKLILYLLVAFGIMATVFIPSNFTSLKGGFLPYGLAAMFMAIPYGMFAFGGVRVIPDFAEEMRNPHRDMPLSIILVVVGQLLVYILFSITFVGAINWSKLNVTPGDWKSLAFIRKTNPFLYLSGTYGVTWVFIITLIIAILGPFVVGYIYLGGGTRILFAMGRSRYVPDLMKFIHEKYAIPYWALITFGIIGILLALLTAPIPSIYGLIDDAVVAGYLGFLTNPVAMIVSRKQGKEPAFKLPGGLWIGLIAFIGASYIVYWSGWPAVPYAAIFVFAASLIFGAIYSVKEHLKNALWYITYIVVLTLMTYIGQTAGGPAPILKFPWDMVVVTILAIAFYTWGVFSGLPKPYTKYAPTETQ; this is encoded by the coding sequence ATGTCCGAACAACCACAGAGGGCTTTACGTAAAGAGTTAGGGTTGTTTCATATAACGATGACTGGGCTTATTGGTGCGATCGGTACTGGCATACTATTTAGTACCGCCAAGATGGCTGAAATGACTGGACCAGCGGTTATTTTAGCCTGGATCCTCGGTGGGATCTTTTACCTATTCATAGGGCTTACATATTCGGAAATAGGTACGGCATACCCAGAGGCTGGTGGTCCATCTAGGTACTCGTTATATACGCATGGTAGGATCACGAACATGATCAATGCCTTTGCGGATCTACTTTGGTATTTATTCATACCACCAATTGAGGCTATTGCGGTGGTTTACGGTATAAATTACTTCACGCATAACCTATTGACCCCAACGGGAACCCCAACATTGCTTGGTGCTGTTGTTGCTGCCGTGATAGTACTATTGATGGTTCCATTCAATTACTTCGGCATTAAGACCTTCGGTATATCAAACATAACACTAGGTACGTTCAAGTTAATCCTATACTTACTAGTCGCCTTCGGCATTATGGCCACAGTATTCATACCAAGCAACTTCACAAGCCTTAAGGGTGGCTTCTTACCGTACGGCCTAGCAGCAATGTTCATGGCTATTCCATATGGAATGTTCGCCTTTGGCGGCGTTAGGGTAATACCCGACTTCGCTGAGGAGATGAGGAATCCTCATAGGGACATGCCATTATCCATAATCCTCGTTGTTGTCGGTCAACTTCTTGTCTACATACTATTTAGTATAACTTTCGTAGGCGCAATTAACTGGTCTAAATTAAATGTAACGCCAGGTGACTGGAAAAGCTTAGCGTTTATTAGGAAAACAAATCCATTCCTTTACTTAAGCGGCACCTATGGAGTTACCTGGGTCTTCATAATAACACTAATCATAGCAATACTAGGCCCATTCGTAGTTGGCTACATCTATCTCGGAGGTGGCACTAGGATACTCTTTGCCATGGGTAGGTCTAGGTACGTACCAGACCTAATGAAGTTCATCCATGAGAAGTACGCAATACCATATTGGGCATTAATAACATTCGGCATCATAGGCATATTACTGGCGTTACTAACTGCCCCAATACCAAGCATCTATGGATTAATCGATGATGCCGTGGTGGCCGGCTACCTAGGCTTTCTAACGAACCCAGTAGCCATGATAGTATCAAGAAAACAAGGTAAAGAACCAGCGTTCAAATTACCCGGCGGTCTCTGGATAGGATTAATAGCGTTTATAGGTGCCAGCTACATAGTGTACTGGTCTGGCTGGCCTGCCGTTCCATATGCCGCTATTTTCGTATTCGCAGCTTCGTTAATCTTCGGCGCTATTTATAGTGTCAAAGAACATCTTAAGAATGCACTATGGTACATAACTTATATAGTCGTTCTAACACTCATGACGTATATTGGTCAGACGGCTGGTGGTCCTGCCCCAATACTGAAGTTCCCGTGGGACATGGTGGTGGTCACCATACTAGCCATAGCCTTCTACACATGGGGAGTATTCTCAGGACTACCAAAACCATACACGAAATACGCACCGACAGAGACTCAGTAA
- a CDS encoding ABC transporter ATP-binding protein has translation MNGISFRIECGEAAALLGPNGAGKTTTLRILAGLLRSDSGSAHVCNFDVQRQPRNAKACLGYLPEDAVPFLNLTVRENPEYVAVLRELSDSVIDETIKLLGLEDLADRTADSLSRGNRQRLAIALTIMHRPRVLLLDEPLNYLDIPTQEAVIKLFRELNASGSTLLVSTHIMSIAERLAGRVIVINRGVIVWQGAMDELKEIAASAGERIEEVVARLMR, from the coding sequence TTGAATGGCATTAGTTTCAGGATTGAATGTGGTGAGGCCGCAGCCTTACTGGGTCCTAACGGTGCTGGCAAGACAACAACCCTCAGGATACTCGCTGGCCTATTAAGATCGGACTCAGGGAGCGCCCACGTCTGTAACTTTGATGTTCAGAGGCAGCCGAGGAATGCTAAGGCATGCCTTGGTTACTTACCTGAGGATGCCGTACCATTCCTCAACCTCACTGTTAGGGAGAACCCGGAGTACGTCGCCGTGCTCAGGGAATTGAGTGATTCTGTGATCGACGAAACCATTAAGCTATTAGGCCTTGAGGACCTAGCCGACAGAACGGCTGACTCATTATCAAGGGGTAATAGGCAAAGGCTTGCGATTGCTCTGACAATCATGCATAGGCCCAGGGTATTGCTGCTTGATGAACCACTTAATTACCTGGACATACCGACCCAGGAGGCTGTGATTAAGTTATTCAGGGAATTAAATGCCTCTGGCTCCACATTGCTTGTGTCGACACATATAATGTCAATTGCCGAGAGGTTGGCCGGTAGGGTCATTGTGATTAATAGAGGTGTCATTGTTTGGCAGGGTGCTATGGATGAGCTTAAGGAAATAGCGGCAAGCGCTGGTGAGCGTATTGAGGAGGTTGTGGCGAGGTTGATGAGATGA
- a CDS encoding aromatic ring-hydroxylating oxygenase subunit alpha — translation MWIATLSSSEVGRDRPLGVKRLNMNLVFWRDKSGKVNALLDDCPHRHAKLSLGKVVDGNIQCPYHGFEFDGSGRTVKIPALGKASEVPKYLRAFSIPTYETYDIIWIWYGNGDLSKPPRFFDDLDELSTYSEYSEVWSVSLPRAVENQLDVFHLPFVHYNTIGRGGKTLVHGPLVRLIDEHSFIIYPFNEVDRGQRLLRSNQIDASKLKNYLWFIYPNIWENYISRNMRIIAFFAPIDSGSTKIYIRLYMKAAGIRTIDKVITKLLMPLNVYVLHQDRRVVLTQPNDIKHDKLIHADYPIALYRRMYLRDKELNKLLNNATTVTQSLNMKKWF, via the coding sequence ATGTGGATTGCAACACTCTCATCAAGCGAAGTGGGAAGGGATAGGCCCCTTGGTGTTAAGAGGCTGAATATGAACCTGGTGTTCTGGCGGGATAAGTCGGGAAAGGTGAATGCACTGCTTGATGACTGCCCGCACAGGCATGCCAAACTTTCACTGGGTAAGGTGGTCGATGGCAATATTCAATGCCCATACCACGGCTTTGAATTCGATGGATCGGGAAGAACTGTTAAGATCCCTGCCCTGGGCAAGGCGTCTGAAGTACCGAAGTATTTAAGGGCATTTTCAATTCCAACATACGAGACCTACGACATTATTTGGATCTGGTACGGTAATGGAGATCTAAGTAAGCCACCGAGGTTCTTCGACGATTTAGATGAGTTAAGTACGTACTCTGAGTATAGTGAGGTGTGGAGTGTGTCCCTGCCGAGGGCTGTTGAGAATCAACTAGACGTATTTCACTTACCCTTTGTTCATTATAATACGATTGGTAGGGGCGGTAAGACCCTGGTTCATGGACCTCTGGTCAGACTCATTGATGAACACTCATTCATTATCTACCCATTTAATGAGGTCGATAGAGGGCAAAGACTATTAAGAAGCAATCAAATAGATGCGAGTAAGTTAAAGAATTACCTATGGTTCATATACCCAAATATTTGGGAGAATTACATATCAAGGAATATGAGGATTATAGCGTTCTTCGCGCCCATTGATTCAGGAAGTACCAAGATCTACATAAGACTCTACATGAAAGCAGCGGGCATAAGAACAATCGACAAGGTAATAACCAAGCTACTAATGCCCTTAAATGTATACGTACTCCATCAAGATCGCAGGGTAGTACTTACACAACCCAATGACATAAAGCACGACAAGTTAATCCATGCAGACTATCCAATAGCACTATACAGGAGGATGTACCTCAGGGACAAGGAATTAAATAAACTACTAAACAATGCAACCACAGTAACCCAGAGCCTTAATATGAAAAAGTGGTTCTGA
- a CDS encoding aspartyl protease family protein → MGIFSVKARIWNVKEPVRSATVDLLVDTDSTYTMIPGRVLEDLGIKPTRSVRLRLADGRVIERPLGEAGIEVEGSQHRQRRLSLMMRATTYLVQ, encoded by the coding sequence ATGGGCATATTCAGCGTTAAGGCGCGCATTTGGAACGTTAAGGAACCGGTGAGGTCAGCCACGGTTGACCTACTCGTGGATACAGACTCAACATACACCATGATACCTGGTAGGGTACTCGAGGATTTAGGCATCAAGCCCACTAGGTCAGTTAGGCTTAGGCTGGCTGACGGTAGGGTTATTGAGAGGCCGTTGGGTGAAGCGGGCATCGAGGTTGAGGGTTCACAACATCGGCAACGCCGGTTATCTTTGATGATGAGAGCAACTACCTACTTGGTTCAGTAA
- a CDS encoding beta-CASP ribonuclease aCPSF1: protein MASLKEEMEKKIMEILPPEAKFSRVDFEGPNVIIYVMNPSYVMEHSEYIKTLAKELKKYIIIRGDPKVRIREVDKLKRVITDMVTKSVGSNIIDDIVVDEPTGEVYVYLKKPVRERSKLEKEILAETGWKPWIIATALEMGAGLPRSDIDAVKQIQLATAKDRLEFLRRLGMRIHREPVYKDARITVTGLGAQMEVGRSAILIRTKESSILLDCGVKPSSSGDEAPLLDELDLDTLDAIVITHAHMDHIGFVPYLFKYGYKGPVYMTEPTKYLMEVLLTDYIEQAESEGRVPPYSRQDLAQALYHTITLNYADHPTDISPDTKLMLFDAGHEVGSAVVHLHIGNGLYNIIYTGDMKYGPTRLLNPAHNKFKRAELLIMESTYGGKEDIQPPRQESEQKLVELVKHTVEHDGKVLIPVFSTGRAQEILLVLNEAINNKQLSKVPIYVDGMVLETLNVHLMFPDYLNRTLRELIYDGVNPFLSEYVKPIERARDPEKRKEQVMEILQGPPAVILAPHGMLNGGPIMDYFVHAAEDERNMLLFVSYQAENTIGRRIQQGERKLTVRYYSDRVTLDIKMKVDSIPGFSGHSDRRQLFNYVRNMEPKPHKVMLVHGEPAKIMNLALALELQLKMPTVFMNNGETIRLV, encoded by the coding sequence ATGGCATCCTTAAAGGAGGAGATGGAGAAGAAGATTATGGAGATTTTACCGCCCGAAGCCAAGTTTTCTAGGGTTGATTTCGAGGGACCCAACGTTATTATCTACGTAATGAACCCGAGTTATGTAATGGAGCACAGCGAGTACATAAAGACCCTGGCTAAGGAGTTGAAGAAGTACATAATCATTAGGGGTGATCCTAAGGTTAGGATTAGGGAGGTTGATAAGTTGAAGAGGGTTATAACGGACATGGTAACTAAGAGCGTTGGCTCAAACATAATTGATGACATAGTGGTTGATGAACCGACTGGTGAGGTCTATGTTTACCTAAAGAAGCCCGTCAGGGAGAGGAGTAAGTTGGAGAAGGAGATTTTGGCTGAGACTGGTTGGAAGCCTTGGATAATAGCCACTGCACTAGAGATGGGTGCTGGACTGCCTAGGTCTGATATCGACGCTGTTAAGCAGATACAATTGGCCACGGCTAAGGATAGACTTGAATTCCTCAGGAGACTTGGCATGAGGATTCATAGGGAGCCTGTGTATAAGGATGCTAGGATAACCGTGACAGGACTCGGAGCCCAGATGGAGGTTGGTAGGAGCGCCATATTGATTAGGACAAAGGAAAGCTCAATACTCCTGGACTGCGGTGTTAAACCCTCAAGCTCCGGCGACGAGGCACCACTGCTTGATGAGCTTGACCTGGATACCCTGGACGCTATTGTTATTACCCACGCACACATGGACCACATTGGCTTTGTGCCATACTTATTCAAGTATGGTTATAAGGGCCCCGTCTACATGACCGAGCCAACGAAGTACCTAATGGAGGTACTACTCACAGACTATATCGAACAGGCAGAGTCTGAGGGTAGGGTTCCACCGTACAGTAGGCAGGACCTCGCCCAGGCCCTCTACCACACAATAACCCTTAACTATGCTGACCATCCAACGGATATATCACCAGACACGAAATTAATGCTCTTCGATGCAGGGCATGAGGTTGGTTCGGCTGTGGTTCACCTACACATTGGTAATGGCCTTTACAACATTATTTATACGGGTGACATGAAGTATGGCCCAACCAGGCTTTTGAACCCGGCCCATAATAAGTTCAAGAGGGCTGAGTTACTCATCATGGAGAGTACGTATGGTGGTAAGGAGGATATTCAACCACCAAGGCAGGAGAGCGAACAGAAGCTTGTTGAGTTGGTTAAGCACACTGTTGAGCATGATGGTAAGGTGTTAATCCCCGTATTCAGTACGGGTAGGGCCCAGGAAATACTCCTGGTGCTTAATGAGGCCATTAATAATAAGCAATTGTCTAAGGTGCCCATTTACGTTGACGGCATGGTCCTCGAGACACTAAACGTACACTTAATGTTCCCTGACTACCTCAATAGGACCCTTAGGGAGTTGATTTATGATGGCGTGAATCCATTCCTCAGTGAGTATGTTAAGCCAATCGAGAGGGCTAGGGATCCTGAGAAGCGTAAGGAGCAGGTCATGGAGATACTACAGGGACCACCAGCCGTGATACTGGCTCCGCATGGCATGCTCAATGGAGGCCCAATAATGGATTACTTCGTGCATGCGGCCGAGGACGAGAGAAACATGTTACTATTTGTTTCTTACCAGGCCGAGAATACGATTGGTAGGAGAATTCAACAGGGTGAGAGGAAATTGACAGTTAGGTATTACTCAGATAGAGTTACGCTTGATATTAAGATGAAGGTTGATTCAATACCAGGGTTCTCGGGACATAGTGATAGGAGACAATTATTTAATTATGTTAGGAATATGGAACCTAAGCCACATAAGGTAATGCTTGTTCATGGCGAACCAGCCAAAATAATGAACCTAGCACTGGCACTTGAACTTCAGTTGAAGATGCCAACGGTGTTCATGAATAATGGGGAGACCATTAGGCTTGTCTAG
- a CDS encoding glycoside hydrolase family 15 protein, which produces MIRKTIFLIIGAVLLIIGISIIILSLTQEQSTVQMPINTSSPAYLLLSNWRNLSIYISTEYPIPSPVLNGESSRPPSILQIFYGQYGLLSMNVTIMGLGNTSKAYLELNNTVIIKGSNGEVSIFIPPNYTTVVMISKSNASLTINVFMPRTYNYQVINSTYLVIKSPLQLSIYSNRGIDIESVSGWTILSIHGNYTYVALNLGSTSTMPISELMSINNNEVSNWLGLARRPRLSGALLTEYYLSLLLIMDDQNPVTGEFIASPEPVYFYTWVRDSSFAAMALQTAGYYGPAMKYWLWMCSAQNVSGTWYTRYNFWTGAPDETFGIPEYDSIGLFQIGVWQYYEYTHNKTFLMEVMPCINKSLNWELEGINENNGLIPQDLSIWESNYAYNFWTQAIDDLGLYAAAQVYRALGLNNTEILRIANELNATIQKYFYSKNFYSQALTKTVIYTGSGSQVTYAPNGIPDSSVILPIAMGLINPRSARAVSTVNTVIRVLMVNGGLARFPGDDYHYGSSLYDSTAPDPPWLITTLFLAMYYEEVGNHTGALNILTWCVRHSQYGLLPEAIDPRLGYPLPTTSPLTWSAAMYVITALNYKPPQKPTVAVLVLVAIVVVILAIVMFIVYGRTSPRQA; this is translated from the coding sequence ATGATTAGGAAAACAATATTCCTGATCATTGGAGCAGTATTATTGATAATCGGCATATCAATAATAATTCTTTCATTAACTCAAGAACAAAGTACTGTTCAAATGCCAATAAATACATCATCACCAGCATACCTACTACTTAGTAATTGGAGGAACCTGAGCATATACATATCCACGGAATATCCAATACCAAGCCCAGTACTGAATGGGGAGTCCTCAAGACCGCCATCAATCCTACAGATATTCTATGGCCAATACGGATTACTCAGTATGAACGTCACAATCATGGGTCTAGGAAACACAAGCAAGGCTTACCTTGAACTTAATAATACTGTGATTATTAAGGGAAGTAATGGTGAGGTATCAATATTCATACCGCCTAATTACACTACCGTAGTCATGATAAGTAAATCAAATGCGTCACTTACCATTAATGTATTCATGCCAAGGACGTACAACTACCAGGTAATTAATAGTACATACTTAGTAATTAAGTCACCACTGCAACTCAGTATATACTCAAACAGGGGGATTGATATTGAGAGCGTGAGTGGGTGGACTATACTTAGTATTCATGGTAATTACACATACGTTGCGCTGAACCTGGGTAGCACCAGTACTATGCCAATTAGTGAGCTAATGAGTATTAACAATAATGAGGTGAGTAATTGGTTAGGCCTGGCCAGGAGACCGAGGTTAAGCGGTGCATTACTTACTGAGTACTACCTCAGTCTACTCCTTATTATGGATGATCAAAACCCAGTTACTGGGGAGTTCATTGCATCGCCGGAACCCGTCTATTTCTATACCTGGGTTAGGGACTCATCATTTGCAGCAATGGCGCTTCAAACGGCTGGTTATTACGGACCAGCAATGAAGTACTGGCTATGGATGTGCAGTGCACAGAACGTAAGTGGTACTTGGTACACACGGTATAATTTCTGGACTGGGGCTCCAGATGAGACCTTCGGAATACCTGAGTATGATAGTATTGGCTTGTTCCAAATCGGTGTTTGGCAGTACTATGAGTATACCCATAATAAGACGTTCCTAATGGAGGTAATGCCCTGCATAAATAAGTCATTGAATTGGGAATTAGAGGGTATTAATGAGAATAATGGTTTAATACCACAGGACCTAAGCATATGGGAGAGTAACTACGCCTATAACTTCTGGACTCAGGCAATTGATGACCTAGGCCTATACGCCGCAGCGCAGGTATATAGGGCATTGGGTCTAAACAATACCGAAATACTGAGGATTGCTAATGAATTAAACGCTACCATACAAAAATACTTCTACTCAAAGAACTTCTATTCCCAAGCTCTTACTAAGACTGTGATATACACAGGTAGTGGTTCTCAGGTTACTTACGCACCTAATGGAATACCCGACTCATCAGTAATACTCCCGATAGCCATGGGATTGATAAATCCACGCAGTGCCAGGGCAGTAAGTACTGTTAATACCGTAATACGTGTGTTGATGGTTAATGGCGGATTGGCCAGGTTTCCAGGTGATGATTATCACTATGGCTCAAGCCTGTATGATAGTACTGCGCCGGATCCTCCATGGTTGATAACCACATTATTCCTGGCAATGTATTACGAGGAGGTTGGTAATCACACGGGTGCGTTGAACATACTTACTTGGTGTGTTAGGCATTCACAGTATGGTTTATTGCCTGAGGCTATTGACCCAAGGCTTGGTTATCCGCTGCCGACGACATCGCCATTAACGTGGTCCGCGGCAATGTATGTAATCACAGCCCTTAATTATAAACCACCGCAAAAACCCACTGTTGCGGTTCTAGTCCTGGTTGCTATTGTCGTGGTGATATTGGCGATAGTAATGTTTATTGTTTATGGAAGGACTAGCCCTAGACAAGCCTAA
- a CDS encoding EamA family transporter, whose translation MLYLQLTLITSLGVLFLMLRLTLNEERNMLAYLLGIVLAVIASFTWAVSPILYRVGATDSALDDLISNSLGAFILAMPFILLKPPLNGGAWLYGTLFAVLGPVFGTYVFLISLRYADVGIANVISYAYVVMLPIILLVISPSYLVYTWPAILIMIGLYLIMGSGKGTFYGYFMSLLSAILYAFSFLALYRAYDYTNPWGIILIRGITLMIGALLLKIAIEGFRIRVSSKVFLGGLISYGVGGPLYVLSVDYAGIAVPTLITALSPVITEILAIVKLKERLNLKSSLGFAIVIIGIVIATLIGVQV comes from the coding sequence ATGCTTTACTTACAACTCACGTTAATTACATCATTAGGCGTATTATTTTTAATGCTGAGACTCACGTTAAATGAAGAAAGAAATATGCTGGCGTACCTACTTGGTATTGTATTAGCTGTGATCGCGTCATTTACCTGGGCAGTATCGCCAATACTCTATAGGGTCGGCGCAACGGATAGCGCCCTCGACGACTTAATATCAAACTCCCTAGGCGCCTTCATACTGGCTATGCCCTTCATATTACTTAAACCACCATTAAATGGTGGTGCGTGGCTTTATGGAACGCTCTTCGCCGTGCTCGGGCCCGTGTTTGGCACATACGTATTCCTAATTTCACTTAGATATGCTGATGTTGGTATTGCCAATGTGATATCGTATGCCTACGTAGTTATGCTACCAATAATCCTACTCGTGATTAGTCCATCATACCTAGTCTACACGTGGCCTGCCATATTGATAATGATTGGTTTATACCTAATAATGGGTTCTGGCAAGGGCACATTTTATGGATACTTCATGTCATTACTCTCAGCCATACTCTACGCCTTCTCCTTCCTAGCCCTTTATAGGGCCTATGACTATACGAACCCCTGGGGCATAATATTGATTAGGGGCATTACCCTAATGATCGGTGCATTACTACTGAAAATAGCCATTGAGGGCTTCAGAATTAGGGTCAGTAGTAAGGTTTTCCTCGGCGGATTAATTAGTTATGGCGTTGGTGGCCCACTCTACGTCTTATCAGTGGATTATGCAGGGATTGCCGTACCAACACTAATAACGGCATTATCACCCGTAATCACCGAGATCCTAGCAATAGTTAAGCTTAAGGAGAGACTGAATTTAAAATCATCACTAGGATTTGCAATAGTCATTATAGGCATAGTAATAGCCACATTAATCGGCGTGCAGGTTTAA